The Zingiber officinale cultivar Zhangliang chromosome 9A, Zo_v1.1, whole genome shotgun sequence genome window below encodes:
- the LOC122019039 gene encoding remorin-like, which translates to MPLNYTVVCDLFGMMHVDALKQSTKTDEDKMLFFKELNGSYYHIWHKGLALFSEREYKTIQVNGPTQSKLLDSKIREQEAEYAEKMKNKITIVHKAAKEKRAMTEAMCREELLKSEESVAKYHATGQMPKQGYSCHNS; encoded by the exons atgcccttgaactatactgtcgtcTGT GACTTGTTTggaatgatgcacgtggatgcattgaaacaGAGTACAAAAACTGATGAGGACAAG ATGTTGTTTTTTAAGGAGTTAAACGGGTCATATTATCACATATGGCATAAAGGATTAGCACTTTTCTCCGAGAGAGAGTATAAAACGATTCAAGTTAATGGCCCCACACAAAGCAAATT gttggatt CAAAAATTAGAGAACAAGAAGCAGAATATGctgagaaaatgaaaaacaaaattaCTATAGTTCACAAAGCAGCCAAAGAGAAGAGAGCAATGACTGAGGCTATGTGCCGTGAAGAGCTATTGAAGTCAGAAGAAAGTGTGGCCAAATATCACGCCACAGGGCAGATGCCAAAGCAAGGTTATAGCTGTCACAATTCATGA
- the LOC122020971 gene encoding transcription factor MYB39-like, which translates to MGRSPISHEVAVGSVKKGPWTPEEDQKLVEYVEKHGRGSWQRIPALAGLNRCGKSCRLRWTNYLRPDIKRGEFTDDEEKRIVHLHSLLGNKWSSIAAELPGRTDNEIKNYWNTHLKKKLLRMGIDPVTHRPAPANLGLLSGLLSPAAAAGNLGDALKIQVDLAHLLKLQLVQSLLHVLTAGAATPNVDLLQSLTPPPNPLARSSDLLLQSSTSTLVPNLSTLSQFLSPDASMEISSTSSFPAAAAAPPPPPLVSPCSGAHNSEITKPSSDHSDWEDLKLDDIDSDCWKDIIDQMPPWYEEILESSL; encoded by the exons ATGGGAAGGTCTCCGATCAGCCATGAGGTCGCCGTCGGCAGCGTGAAGAAGGGGCCGTGGACGCCGGAGGAGGACCAGAAGCTGGTGGAGTACGTGGAGAAGCACGGCCGGGGAAGCTGGCAGCGGATCCCTGCGCTCGCCGGCCTCAACCGCTGCGGCAAGAGCTGTCGGCTCCGGTGGACCAATTACCTCCGGCCGGACATCAAGCGGGGCGAGTTCACCGACGACGAGGAGAAACGCATCGTCCACCTCCATTCTCTCCTCGgaaacaa GTGGTCGTCGATCGCGGCGGAGTTACCGGGGAGGACCGACAACGAGATCAAGAACTACTGGAACACGCACCTGAAGAAGAAGCTCCTGCGAATGGGGATCGACCCAGTGACCCACCGGCCGGCGCCTGCCAACCTCGGCCTGCTCTCAGGCTTGCTGTCCCCTGCAGCAGCCGCAGGCAATTTGGGCGACGCTCTCAAGATTCAGGTCGACCTGGCGCACCTTCTCAAGCTGCAGCTGGTGCAGAGCCTGCTCCACGTCCTCACCGCCGGCGCCGCCACCCCGAACGTTGACCTGCTCCAATCATTAACGCCGCCGCCAAATCCTCTAGCACGTAGCAGCGATCTTCTCCTCCAGAGCTCAACCAGCACTCTCGTCCCCAACCTCTCAACGTTGAGCCAGTTCTTGAGTCCGGACGCTTCCATGGAGATCAGCAGCACGAGCTCTTTTCCGGCAGCGGCGGctgcgccgccgccgcctcctctgGTTTCACCCTGCTCGGGAGCCCACAACAGCGAGATAACCAAGCCAAGCAGCGATCACAGCGACTGGGAAGACCTCAAGCTGGATGATATTGACAGTGATTGCTGGAAAGACATCATAGA TCAAATGCCGCCATGGTACGAGGAAATCCTGGAAAGCAGCTTGTAA